The following coding sequences are from one Falco biarmicus isolate bFalBia1 chromosome 13 unlocalized genomic scaffold, bFalBia1.pri SUPER_13_unloc_1, whole genome shotgun sequence window:
- the TNFSF14 gene encoding tumor necrosis factor ligand superfamily member 14 isoform X1, whose protein sequence is MGGGCGGSHACASPCVPPCVSPCPLSCPPVSPRGWPRGLPCPRVSPRVFPGVSPHVPVWSWLSPCALVSLSSLASPCSCVSPDPWGCPQVSGDQPLSEKVLQDPPPAKKPAAHLIADATISSQANGSLRWDPTKAWAFLRGLGYQGGSLVCHQPGLYFVYAKVQLGAPACPAPAATLHGIHKRTPRYPGILDLLVNKVVYCPQSRGGPWARHSFLGGLVRLERGDEVFTRVQAPQLVRAVDGSRSYFGMFMV, encoded by the exons ATGGgagggggctgtggtggttcaCACGCGTGTGCGAGTCCCTGTGTGCCCCCTTgtgtgtccccatgtcccctctCCTGTCCCCCTGTGTCACCCCGGGGGTGGCCCCGGGGACTGCCGTGTCCCCGCGTGTCCCCTCGTGTGTTCCCAGGTGTGTCCCCTCATGTCCCCGTGTGGTCCTGGTTGTCCCCGTGTGCCCTCGTGTCCCTGTCCAGCCTCGCATCCCCGTGTTCCTGCGTGTCCCCTGACCCGTGGGGGTGTCCGCAGGTCAGTGGGGACCAGCCGCTGTCGGAGAAGGTGCTGCAAG ACCCCCCCCCAGCTAAGAAGCCGGCGGCTCATCTCATCG ccgaTGCCACCATCTCATCCCAAGCCAACGGGTCCCTTCGGTGGGACCCCACCAAGGCGTGGGCCTTCCTGCGGGGGCTGGGCTACCAGGGGGGGTCCCTCGTTTGCCACCAGCCGGGGCTCTACTTCGTGTACGCCAAGGTGCAGCTGGGGGCCCCCGCGtgccccgcgcccgccgccaCCCTCCACGGCATCCACAAGCGGACCCCCCGGTACCCTGGGATCTTGGACCTCCTGGTCAATAAGGTGGTTTATTGTCCCCAAAGCCGGGGGGGTCCCTGGGCCCGGCacagttttttgggggggctggTGAGGCTGGAGAGGGGGGACGAGGTTTTCACGCGGGTGCAAGCCCCCCAGCTGGTGAGGGCAGTGGATGGATCCCGGTCTTATTTCGGGATGTTTATGGTGTGa
- the TNFSF14 gene encoding tumor necrosis factor ligand superfamily member 14 isoform X2 — protein MGGGCGGSHACASPCVPPCVSPCPLSCPPVSPRGWPRGLPCPRVSPRVFPGVSPHVPVWSWLSPCALVSPDPWGCPQVSGDQPLSEKVLQDPPPAKKPAAHLIADATISSQANGSLRWDPTKAWAFLRGLGYQGGSLVCHQPGLYFVYAKVQLGAPACPAPAATLHGIHKRTPRYPGILDLLVNKVVYCPQSRGGPWARHSFLGGLVRLERGDEVFTRVQAPQLVRAVDGSRSYFGMFMV, from the exons ATGGgagggggctgtggtggttcaCACGCGTGTGCGAGTCCCTGTGTGCCCCCTTgtgtgtccccatgtcccctctCCTGTCCCCCTGTGTCACCCCGGGGGTGGCCCCGGGGACTGCCGTGTCCCCGCGTGTCCCCTCGTGTGTTCCCAGGTGTGTCCCCTCATGTCCCCGTGTGGTCCTGGTTGTCCCCGTGTGCCCTCGTGTCCC CTGACCCGTGGGGGTGTCCGCAGGTCAGTGGGGACCAGCCGCTGTCGGAGAAGGTGCTGCAAG ACCCCCCCCCAGCTAAGAAGCCGGCGGCTCATCTCATCG ccgaTGCCACCATCTCATCCCAAGCCAACGGGTCCCTTCGGTGGGACCCCACCAAGGCGTGGGCCTTCCTGCGGGGGCTGGGCTACCAGGGGGGGTCCCTCGTTTGCCACCAGCCGGGGCTCTACTTCGTGTACGCCAAGGTGCAGCTGGGGGCCCCCGCGtgccccgcgcccgccgccaCCCTCCACGGCATCCACAAGCGGACCCCCCGGTACCCTGGGATCTTGGACCTCCTGGTCAATAAGGTGGTTTATTGTCCCCAAAGCCGGGGGGGTCCCTGGGCCCGGCacagttttttgggggggctggTGAGGCTGGAGAGGGGGGACGAGGTTTTCACGCGGGTGCAAGCCCCCCAGCTGGTGAGGGCAGTGGATGGATCCCGGTCTTATTTCGGGATGTTTATGGTGTGa
- the TNFSF14 gene encoding tumor necrosis factor ligand superfamily member 14 isoform X3, translating to MGDGVFALAGPWPPLPPPRTPPGATTPLSTWRRRRWGGSWGQWVLGTLVALALVAVAVQGWVLAGVRGELQRVTTRLQVSGDQPLSEKVLQDPPPAKKPAAHLIADATISSQANGSLRWDPTKAWAFLRGLGYQGGSLVCHQPGLYFVYAKVQLGAPACPAPAATLHGIHKRTPRYPGILDLLVNKVVYCPQSRGGPWARHSFLGGLVRLERGDEVFTRVQAPQLVRAVDGSRSYFGMFMV from the exons ATGGGGGACGGTGTCTTCGCCCTGGCAGGGCCCTGGCCACCATTGCCCCCCCCCCGGACCCCCCCGGGTGCCACCACCCCCCTGTCGACGTGGCGGCGGCGACGCTGGGGGGGGTCTTGGGGACAGTGGGTGTTGGGGACATTGGTGGCCCTGGCACTGGTGGCGGTGGCGGTGcaaggctgggtgctggcaggggtcCGGGGGGAGCTGCAGAGGGTGACGACACGGCTGCAG GTCAGTGGGGACCAGCCGCTGTCGGAGAAGGTGCTGCAAG ACCCCCCCCCAGCTAAGAAGCCGGCGGCTCATCTCATCG ccgaTGCCACCATCTCATCCCAAGCCAACGGGTCCCTTCGGTGGGACCCCACCAAGGCGTGGGCCTTCCTGCGGGGGCTGGGCTACCAGGGGGGGTCCCTCGTTTGCCACCAGCCGGGGCTCTACTTCGTGTACGCCAAGGTGCAGCTGGGGGCCCCCGCGtgccccgcgcccgccgccaCCCTCCACGGCATCCACAAGCGGACCCCCCGGTACCCTGGGATCTTGGACCTCCTGGTCAATAAGGTGGTTTATTGTCCCCAAAGCCGGGGGGGTCCCTGGGCCCGGCacagttttttgggggggctggTGAGGCTGGAGAGGGGGGACGAGGTTTTCACGCGGGTGCAAGCCCCCCAGCTGGTGAGGGCAGTGGATGGATCCCGGTCTTATTTCGGGATGTTTATGGTGTGa